TGTCTGATTATGTTCcccaaaaataaaatgaaaattgaatgtcTGAgtaagttttgaaattaaaaatccaaataacatttatattaaattaaatcttaAACTAAAATGTGTAAGtattatatcttaaaaaaattgCCAGATCCCTTCCCATGGCCTCAAAATCAATGGCCCCCTTAAAACTATTAAAGTCATGAATcagtattacaaatataacatttatgaTATCAAGCAAtctttttctattgaaaaaaacatgattATAAACATCAATCATAAGATTTTCAAGCTTCTGTAGTATAAATATCACTTTCATATTaggaaaaatttgtaaaagtaaacattttgaaaatataattctAATAAATAATGACCATATTTATAAATAACTTTTTACATATATAACCATTCACAGGCAAAAAATGAACCATTCTAAACTTTAATATCATTGCACAATGATTATCTGAAGGATCACAAAATTAAGCAGCACTTTGTAATAAATTGAAGATGCTAAAATGTTAGCTAATTATATATTGTCTTCTTATTGCACATGATAATACTTTCATAAATTTCAAATCAGCAATTCCAGTTTAACTATGTTAGATCTATGAATTTATGTTTgaagaaaaattgaaagaaaactaccaaatttgattttttttttcaatatctccCATGCAACAACTTcaaaaaactttgaaaaacaatAATACTATTCATAACAAAACACTTATGCAAAATGTACTTTGACTTCAAAAGGACAGAATTCCAAATCAGTATTAGACTGTCTGAATAACTGGGTATGTTGCCATGCATTATCTCCCTTCCCTCCACTCAGATCAGCTGTGATTGTCATACCATCTTCTCCTTCAAGGTCATGTACTGTCTGAAACTCGTTACTTCCTGAAAAAGAATATtaagaactataaaaaaaaatccatttaaacaaaattcaaatgGAAAACTAAATTGCttatcaatttatttaatttgtacataaaaaggctgcaagttttcttgtttgatatgttttacaattgtcattttggagccttttatagctgacaatgcagtatgggttttgctcattgtttaaggctgtactctgacctatagttgttaatttcggagtcattttgtttgtaataaatatgttttactgATTCTAACCCTATAAGAAATTAGAATAATGATATATTACATTCTTTTTCGTTAAACAATGTTAATCAAGCCACTTTcagtctttttcattttatgtaacaaatattgttttgttgAAATGGACATAAATGTAGTTGtggagtgatgaatctgaaaaaacACAGTATAAAATCctgaaccaaatttcagaaatctttgtAATGTAGTTCGGactagttcctgagaaaaatgtgaagcaaattttcaatttgtgtaaaattatgtaagtgttcagtaaacaggaagttgttgaatgatgaatctgaaaacacatcataGCTGACccatataaaccctgaaaccaaaatttcagaaattcttgtaATATAGTTCCTGAGAAAGTTCAGAAAGAGGTAAATCCCTTTTTTAAAGAAGGGTATAAAGCTAGCTATTATAGGGTACAAAAATATACATGGTTTATCTGCAAGTAAATTTTGTTGGTACTTATTTAAATACACAATAACATGCATTTTACCTTTTAACATTGCACATGTGGAATCACTACATAGCAGCCAAGAGATCACACCATCTTCATAAACTGCACTACTAATTCTTACTTCTAGTTTGCTAATCTTTAGACCTGTAAAAACATTGTATCTTATTATAAAATGAATCCATTCCATCATTCTCCATTGAAtggttttatatatgttttatatgaaatattcacTGTATATTTGTATCCCGGGGCAAATACACAAATACTTTGATAGCTGTTTAAAGTAAGTGAAAGCAATGTACCGCTACATGcacattgaaaatcttttttttttcatacataattgatgctattaaaaaatatattctgtgtcatttggtctcttgaggagagtactacatgtacatgtgtagttgtctcattggcaatcataccacatcttctttttcttatatGTAAAGCAGAAATTTTAATATCtttcttctttaaataaataGATTTCTGCTATAAATCTCAACTTTATTTTGCATTTccttttaaaagaaattattatagaaacttttaaaagaaaatattatagAAAAGTATGTTTAGAAATTGTCATAAAATTGAACAAAAGTACTATTTTCCATCTAGTAATCTATACCTTTGAAATCAAATTTCCATGTCAATGATGATTTTGAGGACCCTTCTTTTCTAGCAAGGTAGACCATCTTCCAATCTTGTTCTTCTTTTCTAAACATTTTCTCACATTTAAACAGACATGAAGAAAAGCCTACAACTTTATCTGCATCCAAATCGCTCATTCGAACATATTCATCTTTGGCACAACTATATCTTATATGGaatgttttggattttttctCGTCTTCTGTCAGATTGAACACATATTCAGGTTTGGATTCAGCAGAAGTTGTACCTACTTCCCCTCTAGCTTGACGCCATGCCAATGATCCAGTTGTCCTTCCCGATAGATTCTGACCTTCGGTTGACTTAGGGGTGATGAATTCCACTAACTCTGTTAATAATCTATTAACCATTTCTTGTTTTCTAGTATCAGTTACACTAGATAACTTGCCATTCCACAGCTTATGTAAGACCTGAACAAGCCATGTTTCTCTACATTCATGTCTCCTAGTTAATAACTCAGAATGTTTAGACGAATATCGCCATGAGACATCTTGAACTTCATCAGCAGAAAAAGCAAGAACATAAGTTAACTGCTTACCCCATCCAGATTCATACAAAAGAGGTTTATCACAGATATTTTCACAGGGATCACAATGTAACCAACGTTTTTGTGAAGGAGAATACACTTCTGTCCATACATGATCTGTCCAGTCCAGCACATATCTAGCTTCAAATCCCATTGCCCTACAACATAGTGTAAAACAATTTGCCCATTCTCCACAGCGTCCACATCTGGTTTCCAACAATTTCTCTGGACTGTTATATCGGGGAAATCGTATAAACTTTTGACATTTTTCACATTTGTAATTTTCAACACGACCGGCTCCCCATCTAGTATCATCAGCAGTTGGAGTTGCCATTCCAACACTTGTTGGTTTGCCACCACAAGTATCACATGGAGGTGCATCAACCCATTTAAAAAAGGAGTTTTTAAACCATGCTAAAAGTTCTAGGATCAAACAATCCCGTATTCCAATGTCACCTACATTACCGGACTGTGCTAAAGCCTGAAATGATTTCTGGGCTTTCTCTATTAAATGCTGTGTTGGTATAACATGTCTTGCTTTGGCCTGAAGACCCtgattttcatatttcaaaacatGAGACAAGTTACTCTCAATCTTCTGGAAAAACTGGCGTTCTAATTGCTGAAAGAAACAAGAGAGTATGTTATTATCAAATGAATTTCAGTTGAATAATtgtaatacatttgtactagcaaaactgatacatgtatatgcactAATTAAATCAGTTTGTTacacttatattttttaatttcctaCATTTATTTTGTTGGCTTTTATAGTTTGTCATAATGTTGTATAGAATAGAATAATTGAAAGTTTTCAAATATGAGCAAATAAAAATTCTTAATTACCGGATGATCTTATTTGAAGGGAGACAATTTCACCAAATCTCCCTACTAAATAAAGAATTAAACTTTATATACAGAGGAACAAATGTAACGCATGCTTCAGATGCAAATGAAAATTGCAATGTATCATCAgctgaccattttgaaaaaagaaaatgtgtaacctttctatgctgtgatgttacactattgtttcagataagggagaaggtttggtacctttaaaacaattaatcccgctgcaattgtttgcacctgcccttagtcaggaatctgatgtccagtagttgttgtttgtttatgtggttcataagtgtttctcgttcttTCTATAGATTAAactgttggttttccagtttgaatggttttacaatagtaatttttttggggccctttatagcttgctgtttggtgtgagcaaaggctctgtGTAGAAGatcttaccttgacctataattgtttacttttataaattgtgacatggatatcgatggagagatgtctcattggcactcataccacatcctcctatatctagttatattatattttgactTAATTAATGTTTATATACTTTTGACTTAAACTAAAAATCTTTAACagcatacatgtatcattttttttaaagaatgaacTATGAcagtttattttaattaaattcacTTGAAGAAGTAAACAAATTCTTCTAGTCAAAAAATTATGTCTATGTCCATAAGTTAGCCATAATTGGAAATTTATTACTAGCATCACTATGCCATTATTGcaaaatgcaaatatatatttctttcatgtAATcactattatatttataaagcAGTGACTTTTAGTGAAAGTAGGACTAGTCAGATGGACTATGGTACGAAAATGTATTTCACAACTTCATAATTTGATGGAAACTGTTTACCAGTATAACAAGTTGTTGTTGATCTTGATTTATGATTTAAGTTTGTAAATGTATATGCATGTTACCTGATAATTTGGAAGTATAGCAGAAGTTGAAGGTCTTGGTTGAGAAATTGATCTGGTGGGCTGTACACTGCCACCTGCAGCTTGAGGTCCATTTACAGACACAGGTGAAACCTTCTGTATTTCCTGAATTAGACTGTCTCGAATGGTCTTAACCTGAGAGATTGGAGAGGTTCTTGGCAATGTGAGATATTCTCCAtcctaaaaataaattaaacctTAATGAACGCCGACACATTCTTGTACTGATCATACAACAAAGGATGCAGaaattgtttcaaataaaattcattaACTCTGATTTATCTCTAGTCAAACAGAGTAACTAACCTTTCAAACATCTTGAGATTGGAATATTTAAAAACGATTAAAAACGGTACTATATATGCAGTGAAATACCCTACCAATTGGCATGGGCATTAGTTAAACAATGTTGTCAATGGACACAAGGCTTACCCAACTCTTCTTACCTGAGCTGCTCTAATAAGTAATAATcactaaaatatacatgtacatacttttTATTCAACAATCAAGGGTCGCACTAGTTAGCGACAAGAAGACAAATCAAGCGACAagaaaacaaatttaacatttCCCTAAGGCCTTGAGCTGTAAGAagacaaaattatgaaaacagTTACAACTGACAAACTTGAAAGGCTGTTATAATCAAGGATTCCAACAACAGTTACAACAGTGTGATAAATCACTGTGTAGATATTAAGGGCATAAGATACTTTTTGATCCCATATTGAAATTTGGCTAACAATTTGCatatataggctattttttgcctgattaaatcatacatgtatgtaagaaaaaatataccttcatatgatactttaaaagtaaaattaggtcgaaattttatatatttgcacAAAATTTGGATTTGTGTACGTATTTTTCCTTTCAACAGagatacataacttttttgtttttaaagataaacacaatctgttttttgttaaattatttgtaaattctgatttattttgatgtcctttaaatttgtgcattttttttctttcaaataactcacatttatcaaaacatcatgagtgtagaaaaaaacataattttttgctgtataattatcaaattaaaaaaaattgcactatttacgttttcatgaaaatacacataatcttcttacataatcaaatcaaatggcattttaaacaagaggggtccatgaactcgttttcaagttaaataagtttgaatgattaaatcagtaaaaaaaaagttgaagttAACTAATTTTGATAACTTATCGACTTGAaggagtcgatatttgcaactttttgattctgttCAATTATTTCTcgcttaacaatatttgacttattaaagtcgTATTTGTCTTgtattaaagagaaaaaaaattggttgattatatagagaaaCACTGAATCGTGACGGAAACGGGCCCCCTCTTAGccagccagtgggcccccacttatgaaaatttctaggtCTGCCACTGTACTTGATAAAAGTTATTAATATCatgaatttattgaaaaaaaaacttataaaaacatCAGTCATAGAATGTTGGGAAAACTTTAAATAATTAACTTATGTATTCCAACTGCTTGATGCTTTTAAACAATGTAATGTATGCCATGATAAaatccaacccccccccccccccaaaatacatgtagatcatgaatttatacatttttagaattatttatataCAACTATTTTTGGATGCtgaattgactttaaataggtgcTGATTTAACCAGGTGCATATTTGACTTTTTCTGTGGATGCGGATTTGACCAGGTgacgatttgacttgtaccctaATGCAGCTTACGTACGCTATAACAAGTTTCAAACTTTCTGTCATTTGTCAGTGAGAGACAATGTTCAGCAGtataaaaatataacagaaattcGACAATAGGTGACGTTTTTTTAGATATATGAGTTAGGTACATGTACCTTCTATCTGTTATAATCATGTTGAGGTATATACGGGTGCAGGTCGTTGTTTCGTAACTAGTCGATTCGTAACTTACTAGGTCGTTTCATATCTGAGATTTTTTGTACcttatatcaatatataataatataataatatataataataatatgagtCGTAGGTTacttaaaaaatgatatttattttaaaaaaaaaaaaaaaaaaaactattaccaGTCTGGATGAAAAAAGGAGGGTTATGCAATTGCATGTAAAagtgagaaaaaagtaaaaaataattatttttaggTCGTGTGCCATAGGTTGTGTGCCATTAATAATCACTTAACACCTACTATAATTACTTTTTATTACCTGTCATTTAGTGGTCATAAAAACATTAAAGCTGTCACCCAGCCTAATTACCAATTAGCCAATAATTAAAAAGATTTAAgaaagttttaaattaaaaacattacaatattGTTATTATTAAATGGACAATTTgatcatttataaataataactttaaCTGTTTCATTTAAACTAATTAATTTAAACTAACACTTTATAACCATATATAATTACCAGGTACGAAACGTCTCAGTTACAAATCAACATAGTTACGAATTGACCAGGTTACAAAACAACATGCAttcgtatatatacatgtatgtatatttttcAGCCAAAATAATTATGTCCGACAGTGAAGTATGACACTGAAATGGGGatgaagtccccaataacagtagaaaaatcaataaaaaaaaaaatttt
The window above is part of the Mytilus galloprovincialis chromosome 4, xbMytGall1.hap1.1, whole genome shotgun sequence genome. Proteins encoded here:
- the LOC143072017 gene encoding peptide-N(4)-(N-acetyl-beta-glucosaminyl)asparagine amidase-like, with protein sequence MAPTPSSIISLSTENPKDDFVQAAKIILKFADNILSNPNEEKYRKIRLGNPTVETKLLPIVGALECIFEMGFQEDGEYLTLPRTSPISQVKTIRDSLIQEIQKVSPVSVNGPQAAGGSVQPTRSISQPRPSTSAILPNYQQLERQFFQKIESNLSHVLKYENQGLQAKARHVIPTQHLIEKAQKSFQALAQSGNVGDIGIRDCLILELLAWFKNSFFKWVDAPPCDTCGGKPTSVGMATPTADDTRWGAGRVENYKCEKCQKFIRFPRYNSPEKLLETRCGRCGEWANCFTLCCRAMGFEARYVLDWTDHVWTEVYSPSQKRWLHCDPCENICDKPLLYESGWGKQLTYVLAFSADEVQDVSWRYSSKHSELLTRRHECRETWLVQVLHKLWNGKLSSVTDTRKQEMVNRLLTELVEFITPKSTEGQNLSGRTTGSLAWRQARGEVGTTSAESKPEYVFNLTEDEKKSKTFHIRYSCAKDEYVRMSDLDADKVVGFSSCLFKCEKMFRKEEQDWKMVYLARKEGSSKSSLTWKFDFKGLKISKLEVRISSAVYEDGVISWLLCSDSTCAMLKGSNEFQTVHDLEGEDGMTITADLSGGKGDNAWQHTQLFRQSNTDLEFCPFEVKVHFA